One part of the Truepera radiovictrix DSM 17093 genome encodes these proteins:
- a CDS encoding aspartate-semialdehyde dehydrogenase, whose protein sequence is MRVAIVGATGAVGQELLALLAERDFPVTELTLYASSRSAGKTLTVGDETYTLRALPEDGNLRADVVFSSAGGSVSKAHAWRWAEHGALVIDNTSAWRMDPRVPLVVPEVNAEAALSHRGVIANPNCSTIIALLALAPLHRAFGLTRATVATYQAVSGAGAAGIDELRAQTEAVLAGEAPTPQKFAHPIAFNLFSHDSAVGEDGYNVEERKLLLESRKILDAPELMLSATCVRVPVFRAHSEAIHAEFARAVTLEGALAVLRAAPGVRVVDDRPNNHFPMPLEASGRDEVLVGRLREDASRPGALALFVSGDQIRKGAALNAVQIAEHLARQGALRARELSA, encoded by the coding sequence TCCCGTCACCGAGCTGACGCTCTACGCGTCATCGCGCTCGGCCGGGAAGACGCTGACGGTGGGCGACGAGACGTACACGCTACGGGCGCTCCCCGAGGACGGGAACCTGCGCGCCGACGTGGTGTTCTCCTCGGCGGGCGGGTCGGTCTCCAAAGCGCACGCGTGGCGGTGGGCCGAGCACGGCGCGCTCGTCATCGACAACACCAGCGCGTGGCGCATGGACCCGCGGGTGCCTCTGGTGGTCCCCGAAGTAAACGCCGAGGCGGCGCTCTCCCACCGCGGCGTCATCGCCAACCCCAACTGTTCGACCATCATCGCGCTCCTGGCGCTCGCCCCGCTGCACCGCGCGTTCGGGCTGACGCGCGCGACCGTTGCGACCTACCAAGCGGTCTCGGGGGCGGGGGCGGCCGGCATCGACGAGCTCAGGGCGCAGACCGAGGCCGTCTTGGCGGGGGAGGCGCCCACGCCGCAGAAGTTCGCGCACCCTATCGCCTTTAACCTCTTCAGCCACGACTCCGCGGTTGGTGAGGACGGCTACAACGTCGAGGAGCGCAAACTGCTGCTCGAGTCGCGCAAAATTTTGGACGCGCCCGAGCTGATGCTCAGCGCGACCTGCGTCCGCGTGCCCGTCTTCCGCGCGCACTCCGAGGCCATCCACGCCGAGTTTGCGCGCGCCGTGACCCTCGAGGGGGCCCTCGCGGTGCTGCGCGCCGCGCCGGGGGTGCGCGTGGTGGACGACCGCCCGAACAACCACTTCCCGATGCCCCTGGAGGCGTCGGGGCGCGACGAGGTCCTGGTAGGCCGCCTCCGCGAGGACGCGAGCCGACCGGGGGCTCTGGCGCTCTTCGTCTCCGGCGATCAGATCCGCAAGGGGGCGGCACTCAACGCCGTGCAGATCGCCGAACACCTCGCCCGGCAGGGGGCGCTGCGGGCGCGCGAGCTCTCGGCTTAG
- a CDS encoding AbrB family transcriptional regulator, with the protein MSMLLAGFAGGALAQWLRLPGGAAIGAMLATAAVSVLLGERAAALPPGLPFVALVLVGVSVGSTVQRETLAHAGHLLLPALLILLSFSVFGVALALLMQRVFGFDLTTALFATAPGGMSNMAILAQEAGGNGFAVALIHMVRVMGIFLLLPLLTVLFGR; encoded by the coding sequence ATGAGCATGCTTTTAGCAGGTTTCGCGGGTGGGGCGTTGGCCCAGTGGTTGCGGCTTCCGGGTGGGGCGGCGATCGGCGCCATGCTCGCCACGGCGGCGGTGAGCGTCCTCTTGGGCGAGCGCGCGGCGGCGCTGCCACCCGGCCTGCCGTTTGTCGCCCTCGTGCTCGTCGGGGTCAGCGTCGGCAGCACGGTGCAGCGCGAGACGCTCGCCCATGCGGGGCACCTGCTCCTACCCGCCCTGCTCATCCTGCTCTCGTTCTCCGTCTTCGGCGTCGCGCTGGCGCTCCTCATGCAGCGCGTTTTCGGTTTCGACCTCACCACGGCGCTCTTCGCTACCGCTCCGGGCGGCATGTCCAACATGGCGATCCTGGCACAAGAGGCGGGGGGCAACGGGTTCGCCGTGGCGCTGATTCACATGGTCCGCGTGATGGGAATTTTTCTCCTGCTGCCGCTTTTGACCGTGCTCTTCGGCCGGTAG
- a CDS encoding PspC domain-containing protein, which yields MSQEKRLTRSQRDKKIGGVCAGLAEYLGIDATIIRLIFVVLLFTGGPGLILYLALWLILPQGPSYS from the coding sequence ATGAGCCAAGAAAAACGTCTGACGCGTTCGCAGCGCGACAAAAAGATCGGCGGGGTCTGCGCGGGGCTCGCCGAGTACCTAGGGATCGACGCCACCATCATCCGCCTCATCTTCGTGGTGCTCTTGTTCACGGGTGGGCCCGGGCTCATCCTCTACCTGGCGCTCTGGCTGATCCTGCCGCAGGGACCCAGCTACTCGTGA
- a CDS encoding SDR family oxidoreductase: MTTTTTYHLLQERLRRAPRTWLVTGAAGFIGSHLLETLLKLEQRVVGLDNFATGHRHNLDEVQRAVGEAAWSRLRFIEGDISDLATCREALAGVDAVLHQAAFVSVPGSIEDPLLNHRSNVTGFLNLLVAAQERGLKRFVYASSSAVYGNAETLPAREEAVGDALSPYAASKAMDELYAGVFTRLHGLEAIGLRYFNIFGPRQDPNGAYAAVIPKWTARLLSGQRGVIFGDGSATRDFCFVGNVVQANVLAATTENPAAFGEVFNVGNGGATTTRALYETLRDRLAEVTGREDLRRLEPRFDPPRPGDIAHSRADISRAQRLLGFEPDVSVEEGLRRTLAWYAARAQTPAR, translated from the coding sequence ATGACGACAACGACAACCTATCACCTCCTGCAAGAGCGCTTGCGCAGGGCGCCCCGAACGTGGCTCGTAACCGGCGCCGCGGGGTTTATCGGTTCACACCTGCTCGAAACGCTCCTAAAGCTCGAGCAACGGGTCGTGGGTCTCGACAACTTCGCGACCGGCCACCGCCACAATTTAGACGAGGTCCAGCGGGCGGTCGGCGAGGCCGCCTGGTCGCGCTTGCGCTTTATCGAGGGGGATATCAGCGACCTCGCGACCTGCCGGGAGGCGCTCGCGGGCGTCGACGCCGTGCTGCACCAAGCGGCGTTCGTCTCCGTCCCGGGCTCCATCGAGGACCCGCTTCTCAACCACCGGAGCAACGTCACGGGGTTTTTAAACCTGCTCGTTGCCGCGCAGGAAAGGGGGCTTAAGCGCTTTGTGTACGCCTCCTCGAGCGCCGTCTACGGCAACGCCGAAACCCTCCCCGCGCGCGAAGAGGCGGTCGGCGACGCGCTCTCCCCGTACGCGGCGAGCAAGGCCATGGACGAGCTCTACGCGGGCGTGTTCACCCGCCTGCACGGCCTCGAGGCCATTGGGCTGCGCTACTTCAACATCTTCGGGCCGCGCCAGGACCCCAACGGCGCCTACGCGGCGGTGATCCCCAAGTGGACCGCGCGGCTGCTGTCGGGTCAGCGCGGGGTGATCTTCGGCGACGGCTCCGCCACCCGCGACTTCTGCTTCGTCGGTAACGTCGTGCAGGCAAACGTGCTCGCCGCCACGACGGAGAATCCGGCGGCGTTCGGCGAGGTCTTTAACGTCGGTAACGGCGGCGCCACGACGACCAGGGCGTTATACGAAACGCTGCGAGACCGGCTCGCCGAGGTGACGGGCCGCGAGGACCTGCGGAGGCTCGAGCCGCGCTTCGACCCGCCCCGTCCGGGCGACATCGCCCACTCGAGGGCGGACATCAGCAGAGCGCAACGGCTTTTGGGCTTTGAACCCGACGTGTCCGTCGAGGAGGGGCTTAGGCGGACGCTGGCGTGGTACGCAGCCAGAGCGCAGACGCCCGCACGCTAA
- the surE gene encoding 5'/3'-nucleotidase SurE, giving the protein MRILVSNDDGIYSPGIRALAEVAKEFGEVRVVAPDVEQSAMGHAITISRPLTYHATAINGLEGYRVNGTPADCVALGAHLWQEVDLVLSGINLGLNLGHNVWHSGTVAAAKQAAFLDIQAIAFSAPYEGTPPDYEVLKPFVKDIIARLIEDPLPLVNVNLPYNPKGVRWTRQSVRHYEGSVVPGEDPMGRSHFWFAAYPRTGAEKGTDRWAIEHDYVSLTPLRLDLTDEGLLADAVTKAKEAQVGK; this is encoded by the coding sequence ATGCGAATCTTGGTCTCGAACGACGATGGCATCTACTCCCCCGGTATCCGCGCGCTCGCCGAGGTCGCCAAGGAGTTTGGCGAGGTGCGCGTCGTTGCCCCCGACGTCGAGCAGTCGGCGATGGGGCACGCCATCACCATCTCGCGCCCCCTGACCTACCACGCGACCGCCATCAACGGCCTCGAGGGTTACCGCGTCAACGGTACCCCCGCCGACTGCGTCGCGCTCGGGGCGCACCTCTGGCAGGAGGTCGACCTCGTGCTCTCGGGGATCAACCTAGGGCTCAACTTGGGGCACAACGTCTGGCACTCGGGCACCGTGGCGGCGGCCAAGCAGGCGGCGTTTCTCGACATCCAGGCGATCGCCTTTAGCGCCCCCTACGAGGGGACGCCCCCCGACTACGAGGTGCTCAAACCCTTTGTCAAAGACATTATCGCGCGCCTGATCGAGGATCCGCTCCCCTTGGTCAACGTCAACTTGCCGTACAACCCCAAGGGGGTGCGGTGGACGCGGCAGTCGGTGCGCCACTACGAGGGGAGCGTCGTCCCCGGCGAGGACCCGATGGGCCGCTCGCACTTCTGGTTCGCGGCCTACCCGCGCACGGGCGCTGAGAAGGGCACCGACCGCTGGGCGATCGAACACGACTACGTCTCGCTCACCCCGTTGCGCCTCGACCTCACCGACGAGGGGCTCCTCGCCGACGCCGTCACCAAAGCCAAAGAGGCGCAGGTTGGCAAGTAG